From the genome of Nicotiana sylvestris chromosome 2, ASM39365v2, whole genome shotgun sequence, one region includes:
- the LOC104246526 gene encoding uncharacterized protein isoform X1, translating into MIGIGSIRYLQLLPPTDLPSFNHNPPLPILNCHSRALFPGFKNPSFFLVPRIYRQIIASSSSTSEYTAIASEQTPMENINSVPNSSMTLLFVEMGVGYDQHGQDVTSAAMRACKDAISSNSIPAFRRGSIPGVSFEQMKLQIKLGVPRPLQQSLDLEKVKSVFPYGRILIIEVVDGGLICSSGVQVEDMGDKNDDCYIVNAAIYVGY; encoded by the exons ATGATTGGTATTGGCTCAATCAGATATCTCCAGCTTCTCCCTCCAACAGATCTCCCTTCTTTCAACCATAATCCCCCTCTCCCAATTCTCAATTGCCATAGCCGAGCTCTATTTCCTGGGTTCAAGAATCCATCATTTTTCCTAGTACCTCGAATCTATCGCCAAATCATAGCTTCCTCCTCGTCGACGTCAGAATATACAGCTATAGCTAGTGAGCAAACCCCTATGGAAAATATTAATTCTGTGCCGAATTCTTCCATGACTCTTCTCTTTGTCGAAATGGGCGTCGGCTATGATCAACATGG GCAAGACGTTACCTCTGCAGCAATGCGGGCTTGTAAGGATGCAATTTCTTCCAATTCAATACCTGCTTTCAGAAGAG GATCTATACCCGGTGTATCGTTTGAGCAGATGAAATTGCAGATCAAACTGGGAGTTCCTCGGCCTCTCCAACAGTCTTTAGATCTTGAGAAGGTCAAGTCAGTCTTTCCTTA TGGAAGAATCTTGATTATTGAGGTCGTAGATGGTGGACTGATATGCTCCAGCGGTGTCCAAGTGGAAGACATGGGAGATAAAAATGATGATTGTTACATAGTGAATGCTGCTATTTATGTTGGTTACTGA
- the LOC104246526 gene encoding uncharacterized protein isoform X2, giving the protein MIGIGSIRYLQLLPPTDLPSFNHNPPLPILNCHSRALFPGFKNPSFFLVPRIYRQIIASSSSTSEYTAIASEQTPMENINSVPNSSMTLLFVEMGVGYDQHGQDVTSAAMRACKDAISSNSIPAFRRGSIPGVSFEQMKLQIKLGVPRPLQQSLDLEKWKNLDY; this is encoded by the exons ATGATTGGTATTGGCTCAATCAGATATCTCCAGCTTCTCCCTCCAACAGATCTCCCTTCTTTCAACCATAATCCCCCTCTCCCAATTCTCAATTGCCATAGCCGAGCTCTATTTCCTGGGTTCAAGAATCCATCATTTTTCCTAGTACCTCGAATCTATCGCCAAATCATAGCTTCCTCCTCGTCGACGTCAGAATATACAGCTATAGCTAGTGAGCAAACCCCTATGGAAAATATTAATTCTGTGCCGAATTCTTCCATGACTCTTCTCTTTGTCGAAATGGGCGTCGGCTATGATCAACATGG GCAAGACGTTACCTCTGCAGCAATGCGGGCTTGTAAGGATGCAATTTCTTCCAATTCAATACCTGCTTTCAGAAGAG GATCTATACCCGGTGTATCGTTTGAGCAGATGAAATTGCAGATCAAACTGGGAGTTCCTCGGCCTCTCCAACAGTCTTTAGATCTTGAGAAG TGGAAGAATCTTGATTATTGA